The nucleotide sequence CGACTATGTGGCAGCCGACTTGATCGCACAGGCCGAACACAGCCCCGGCAGTGCATTGTTGATCACGTGGGACGAATCGTTGCCGGACCGGGTGGAAGCCGAATTGCAATCGCAATTGGGGGTCCTGGACCGCAGTGATTTGACCATCGATTCGCTGAACCAGTTTGGTGCCATCATCTTGGTTCGTGACGCCGATCAAGCTTGTGAATTGACCGATCGGTTTGCCCCCGAACACCTGCACATCGAAACCGCCGACCCCCGTTCCCAGATTGCCAAAATCCGCAACAGCGGTGCCGCTTTTCTGGGACACCACACACCGGTCGCCTTGGGCGATTACGCGGCGGGCCCGTCCCACGTGCTGCCGACCGGGGGAACCTGCACTTGGGCGGCCGGCCTGTGCAGCAACAGTTTTCTTCGCAGCGGCAGCCTGACAGAGTTTGACGAAACTGCGTTACAAAGCATTGCACCCGATGTCATTCGGTTGGCGGAAAAGGAAGGGCTGACCGGTCATGCACGCAGCGTCAGTATCCGCACGTCGTGAATGCATTGCCCGCCTGATGTCGACGTCCAACAACGCACCCATCCATCGATCCCGTTGAACATGCTGCCCTACCGCCCTGCCCTTTCCCGAATGCTGCCGTATGTGCCCGGCGAACAACCGCCGCCGGGGAAATACATCAAGCTGAACACGAACGAAAACCCCTACCCACCGCCACCCGCGGTGGTCGAAGCAATTCAAAAAGCCGCCACCGGTCCGCTGAATCGCTATCCCGATCCGATGGCGACGGCGTTCCGGCGTGCCGCCGCCGACGCACTGGGATTGCCAGGACCGGAATGGGTCCTGGCCGGAAACGGCAGCGATGAAATCTTGACCATGCTGGTGCGCGGGTTCGTCGGCGAGGGACAGAAACTGCGTCTGCCCTACCCCAGCTATATCCTGTATCGCACCTTGGCCGATATCCAAGGCGCGACTTGGCAACAGACCTCGTTCGTCGATGACTGGCAATTGCCCGCGGCCTTTGGCCAGGCCGATAATGACCTGCGGTTGGTGCTGATCCCCAATCCGAACAGCCCCAGCGGGACGCTGGTCGACAAGGATGACTTGGAATCGATCGCACAAGGGTTGCCATGCCCGCTGATCATCGACGAAGCCTATGTGGACTTTGCCAGCGATGATCCGGCACAGTTCGGCAAAGGCTGTATCGAACTG is from Crateriforma conspicua and encodes:
- the hisC gene encoding histidinol-phosphate transaminase, with the translated sequence MPYRPALSRMLPYVPGEQPPPGKYIKLNTNENPYPPPPAVVEAIQKAATGPLNRYPDPMATAFRRAAADALGLPGPEWVLAGNGSDEILTMLVRGFVGEGQKLRLPYPSYILYRTLADIQGATWQQTSFVDDWQLPAAFGQADNDLRLVLIPNPNSPSGTLVDKDDLESIAQGLPCPLIIDEAYVDFASDDPAQFGKGCIELVQKHENVMITRTLSKSYGLAGIRFGFLIAQPSVVAELTKIKDSYNCDALAIAAATAAMSSQDWLRDVVTRMNQTRGRMHVELAKMGFDVTPSQANFVWCRHPDGGHQRIYETLKKAQVLIRYMDFPDWGDGLRISVGTDEQIDACLALIRRSI